A window of the Streptomyces luomodiensis genome harbors these coding sequences:
- a CDS encoding glycosyltransferase, with protein MPEQRDISPIIHQIWNDKDVPPKCQAWVESWRRHHPEWEYRLWTQVECRALLAEHYRWFLPIYDRYPEGAMRADASRYFILDRFGGVYVDLDLECLRPVDALLAGQELVVGLEPQEHAQLLSAHRSGLPRLVGTGFLASRPGHPFLAHVHRQLVGSHTHPGSLDATGTFMLTRAIDRAPEDCRITVLGAKTLYPLLSPVAAELFGDRPVDRDHAYAVHHWADSWGQDAPSPAQSMAGRQIPFWTSQDLRPRARGGLDLDPQRERWASGAPAPTVSCLMVTKDRLPWARRAVRCFLAQTYPSVELVVVDDSADGALEDHVRALADPRIRFRRLPPEGRTLGELRNIAVDLATGPYVCQWDDDDLYDPERVEVQMAALLGLDATACFLARERLWWPKRRLLAVSGARVWEGSMVCAKEVLPRYPAQRRGEDSPVAEAVLRAGRVVSVDAPELYTYVYHGTNTFDEPHFAGLFDAATHVWVPGPAYAGHLRAMAARLPLDPADLVRAERPVTTPAPETAPNAAGDVPRPLPHARRPAPEVAKPAPAPAPAAERPSVLVLTPVKDAVAFLPRYLENLRALDYPRDAVSVGLLEGDSHDGTWEALKDALPVLEAEFRRVTLVRRHFGFQLTGPRWEPAAQRQRRSVLARSRNQLLSRALGEEEWVLWLDVDVTDYPPDLIQRLLGAREEIVVPHCVAEPGGPTFDLNTFVLHPNADTLDWSRWLRDGILQPPRGFGRSYLEELRGHARVRVDGVGGTALLVHAHLHRDGLVFPTVPYRELIETEGLAALARDMGVECWALPGVEVVHPRHWGGGPLSRTGEAGLGAEAQVRGDR; from the coding sequence ATGCCCGAACAGAGGGATATCTCCCCTATTATTCACCAAATCTGGAATGACAAGGACGTACCGCCGAAGTGTCAGGCGTGGGTTGAATCCTGGCGTCGGCACCACCCCGAGTGGGAGTACCGGCTGTGGACGCAGGTGGAGTGCCGCGCCCTGCTCGCCGAGCACTATCGGTGGTTCCTGCCGATCTATGACCGGTACCCCGAGGGGGCGATGCGAGCCGACGCCAGCCGGTACTTCATCCTCGACCGTTTCGGCGGGGTGTACGTGGATCTGGACCTCGAGTGTCTGCGCCCTGTGGACGCGCTGCTCGCGGGCCAGGAGCTGGTGGTCGGCCTCGAACCGCAGGAGCACGCCCAGCTGCTGTCGGCTCACCGGAGCGGTCTGCCGCGCCTGGTGGGGACCGGGTTCCTGGCCTCGCGGCCGGGCCATCCCTTCCTGGCCCATGTGCACCGGCAGCTGGTCGGCAGTCATACCCACCCCGGTTCGCTGGACGCCACCGGTACGTTCATGCTCACCCGGGCGATCGACCGGGCTCCCGAGGACTGCCGGATCACCGTCCTGGGGGCGAAGACGTTGTATCCGCTGTTGAGCCCGGTGGCCGCCGAGCTGTTCGGCGACCGGCCCGTCGACCGCGACCACGCCTACGCCGTGCACCACTGGGCGGACAGCTGGGGCCAGGACGCCCCGTCACCCGCGCAGTCCATGGCCGGACGCCAGATCCCGTTCTGGACCAGCCAGGACCTGCGGCCCCGCGCCAGGGGAGGGCTCGACCTGGACCCGCAGCGCGAGCGCTGGGCCTCGGGAGCCCCCGCGCCGACCGTGTCCTGCCTGATGGTGACCAAGGACCGGCTGCCATGGGCCAGGCGCGCCGTGCGCTGCTTCCTGGCCCAGACCTATCCGAGCGTGGAGCTGGTCGTGGTGGACGACAGTGCCGACGGCGCGCTGGAGGACCACGTACGCGCCCTGGCCGACCCACGCATCCGCTTCCGGCGGCTGCCGCCGGAGGGGCGCACGCTGGGCGAGCTGCGCAACATCGCGGTGGACCTGGCCACCGGGCCGTATGTGTGCCAGTGGGACGACGATGACCTGTACGACCCGGAGCGGGTGGAGGTGCAGATGGCGGCGCTGCTGGGACTGGACGCCACGGCGTGCTTCCTGGCCCGGGAGCGGCTGTGGTGGCCGAAGCGGCGCCTGCTCGCGGTCTCCGGTGCGCGGGTGTGGGAGGGGTCCATGGTCTGTGCGAAGGAGGTGCTTCCGCGCTACCCGGCGCAGCGGCGCGGCGAGGACTCCCCGGTCGCGGAGGCGGTGCTGCGCGCCGGGCGGGTGGTCTCCGTGGACGCGCCCGAGCTGTACACCTACGTCTACCACGGGACCAACACCTTCGATGAACCCCACTTCGCCGGGCTCTTCGACGCGGCGACCCATGTGTGGGTTCCGGGCCCCGCCTATGCGGGCCACCTGAGGGCCATGGCGGCCCGGCTGCCCCTCGATCCGGCGGACCTGGTCCGGGCGGAGCGGCCGGTCACGACCCCGGCCCCGGAGACGGCTCCGAACGCGGCGGGGGACGTGCCACGCCCCCTCCCGCACGCCAGACGACCCGCTCCCGAGGTGGCCAAGCCCGCTCCGGCTCCTGCTCCCGCGGCCGAGCGCCCTTCCGTCCTGGTCCTCACGCCCGTCAAGGATGCCGTCGCCTTCCTGCCCCGCTACCTGGAGAACCTGCGTGCCCTGGACTATCCCCGCGACGCGGTCTCCGTCGGTCTGCTGGAGGGGGACAGCCATGACGGGACCTGGGAGGCCCTGAAGGACGCGCTGCCCGTGCTGGAGGCGGAGTTCCGGCGGGTCACCCTCGTACGGCGGCACTTCGGCTTCCAGTTGACCGGGCCGCGCTGGGAGCCGGCCGCCCAGCGGCAGCGGCGGTCGGTGCTGGCCAGGTCCCGCAACCAGCTGTTGTCGCGGGCGTTGGGGGAGGAGGAGTGGGTGCTGTGGCTCGATGTCGATGTGACCGACTATCCGCCCGATCTCATCCAGCGGCTGCTGGGTGCCCGCGAGGAGATCGTCGTTCCGCACTGCGTCGCCGAGCCCGGCGGGCCGACCTTCGACCTGAACACCTTCGTCCTGCACCCGAACGCCGACACGTTGGACTGGAGCCGGTGGCTGCGCGACGGGATCCTCCAGCCGCCCAGGGGATTCGGCCGGAGCTATCTCGAGGAACTGCGCGGCCACGCGAGGGTGCGCGTGGACGGGGTCGGCGGTACGGCCCTGCTGGTGCACGCCCATCTGCACCGCGACGGGCTGGTGTTCCCGACCGTCCCCTATCGCGAACTCATCGAGACCGAGGGGCTGGCCGCGCTGGCCCGGGACATGGGTGTGGAGTGCTGGGCGCTGCCCGGGGTGGAGGTGGTGCATCCCCGCCACTGGGGCGGCGGCCCGCTGAGCCGGACAGGTGAAGCGGGTCTTGGCGCCGAAGCCCAGGTGCGTGGTGATCGTTAG
- a CDS encoding glycosyltransferase family 2 protein, with amino-acid sequence MTSAPAGPERGPLEAGLPGAAAAREPVVSVVIPCYDYGHYLPQAVESVLAQTYADWELIVVDDGSTDDTAAVARSLIAAHPGRRIRLLRQANAGVSAARNAGIAAATGRYVLPLDADDVIAPTMLELTVAVLEQNPGIAIVSTDVSVFTDDDLPAQVLRLPDYDRDLLLRRLIMFYCSLYRREVWQTVGGYVEDMRAGEDWDFWIACAEHGFTAHHIPQPLFGARNKDDGLHVEAAQNDLAARARIVANHPGMFKPVTRAWARALLAQDEPEALADDRVPDDILTRAADMDTFLRVVMRLQRTARLQHRHIQRLEEALAGRGEPVPA; translated from the coding sequence ATGACCTCGGCACCCGCCGGCCCGGAACGCGGCCCCCTGGAGGCTGGCCTCCCGGGGGCCGCGGCGGCGCGGGAGCCGGTGGTCTCGGTGGTCATCCCCTGCTACGACTACGGTCACTATCTGCCGCAGGCTGTCGAGAGCGTGCTGGCCCAGACCTATGCGGACTGGGAGCTCATCGTGGTCGACGACGGCAGCACCGACGACACCGCCGCGGTGGCCCGGTCGCTGATCGCCGCCCACCCCGGGCGGCGCATCCGGCTGCTGCGGCAGGCCAACGCCGGGGTCTCGGCCGCGCGGAACGCGGGCATCGCCGCCGCCACCGGCCGCTACGTCCTGCCGCTGGACGCCGACGACGTGATCGCCCCCACGATGCTGGAGCTCACGGTCGCGGTGCTGGAGCAGAACCCCGGCATCGCCATCGTCTCCACCGACGTGTCCGTCTTCACCGACGACGACCTGCCCGCGCAGGTGCTGCGGCTTCCGGACTACGACCGGGACCTGCTGCTGCGGCGGCTGATCATGTTCTACTGCTCGCTCTACCGCCGCGAGGTGTGGCAGACGGTGGGCGGTTACGTCGAGGACATGCGCGCCGGGGAGGACTGGGACTTCTGGATTGCCTGCGCCGAACATGGCTTCACGGCTCATCACATTCCCCAACCGCTGTTCGGGGCGCGCAACAAGGACGACGGACTGCATGTGGAGGCGGCCCAGAACGACCTGGCCGCCCGAGCCAGGATCGTGGCCAACCACCCGGGGATGTTCAAGCCGGTCACCCGGGCCTGGGCTCGGGCCCTGCTCGCCCAGGACGAGCCGGAGGCCCTGGCCGATGACCGCGTGCCGGACGACATCCTCACCCGGGCCGCGGACATGGACACGTTCCTGCGGGTTGTCATGCGGCTCCAGCGCACCGCTCGACTGCAGCACCGTCATATCCAACGGCTGGAGGAGGCCCTGGCCGGGCGCGGCGAGCCCGTGCCCGCCTGA
- a CDS encoding SpoIIE family protein phosphatase, whose translation MNAFTDHTDAGFSLLNTIAAAVLDAQGAVLWWSRAAAELLDRPAAEVCGHPVGHLLAEESGCRAEAAGNAMPTAGRALLRHRSGGMVEVAFRTLPMEVSSHLLVLAAPTRHVTDWEQGAALLRALLAQDRIGIGIYDADLRSVRTNITPDGHDGPALSPGDRPAQATAAPDAETAETVLRQVLATGVPLVEQEQPMRSPRARERQRFVSLSAVRLEDTQGHPVGVAALSTDATERQRVRRHLELSHQASVSIGRSLDVRRTAQDLVDVLVPALGDLAWVNLAEAVLNGDEPPKFLGGGELHLRRAAVASATGPWPAAMLQPGATVPHIMDWPGLRTLQSGEAFILPDRASAIATYESTPDLIPLLIPERGHSVALAPLAARGLMLGTVAVWRTERTEPFADEDADLLAEIASRAALSVDTARRYTREHRAAVALQQRLLPRAGTDTPAAETAGLYLPAGGGAEISGDWFDVIPLPSLRTALVVGDVVGHGLPATATMGRLRTAVQTLADLELEPEELLTHLDDLVQRLAGESAPEHQDAFGATCLYAVYDPIARHCTLASAGHPPPVLVRPDGTVRTLDISPGPPLGVGGMPFETITLDLVPDSVLALYTNALIDRGRHDLEGGLRLLTDRLAALCRPARPLAELGRHLLADAADPPPRDDIALLLARTRAIPPEHTASWEFPANPTIVADARGATVRQLAAWGLDDLTFTTELIVSELVTNAIRYAGGPVGLRLIRDQVLICEVTDPSNTQPRLRRARWTDEGGRGLFLVAQLTTRWGSRYSRSGKTIWAEQPLPAGSTTAHLTSP comes from the coding sequence ATGAACGCCTTCACCGATCACACCGATGCAGGGTTCTCCTTGCTCAACACCATCGCGGCGGCTGTCCTCGACGCCCAGGGCGCCGTGCTGTGGTGGTCCCGCGCGGCCGCGGAACTGCTGGACCGACCAGCCGCGGAGGTGTGCGGCCACCCGGTCGGGCACCTGCTCGCCGAGGAGTCCGGGTGCCGGGCCGAGGCCGCTGGGAACGCGATGCCGACGGCGGGACGGGCCCTGCTGCGACACCGCTCCGGCGGCATGGTCGAGGTCGCCTTCCGGACGCTCCCGATGGAGGTCTCCTCCCACCTCCTCGTCCTGGCCGCGCCCACTCGCCACGTGACCGACTGGGAACAGGGTGCCGCCCTCTTGCGGGCCCTCCTCGCCCAGGACCGGATCGGGATCGGCATCTACGACGCGGACCTGCGGTCGGTGCGGACCAACATCACGCCTGACGGGCACGACGGTCCCGCCCTGTCCCCAGGCGACCGACCGGCGCAGGCGACCGCCGCGCCGGACGCCGAGACCGCGGAGACGGTGCTGCGCCAGGTGCTGGCCACCGGCGTTCCGCTGGTCGAGCAGGAGCAGCCCATGCGCTCGCCGCGGGCCCGCGAGCGTCAGCGGTTCGTCTCGCTGTCCGCTGTCCGGCTGGAGGACACCCAGGGACACCCGGTCGGCGTGGCCGCGCTCAGCACCGACGCCACCGAGCGGCAGCGCGTCCGCCGCCACCTGGAGCTGTCTCACCAGGCCTCGGTCAGCATCGGCCGCTCCCTCGATGTGCGGCGCACCGCCCAGGACCTGGTGGACGTCCTCGTCCCCGCCCTCGGCGACCTGGCGTGGGTGAACCTGGCCGAGGCGGTGCTCAACGGCGACGAGCCGCCCAAGTTCCTCGGCGGAGGCGAGCTGCACCTGCGCCGGGCCGCCGTGGCCTCGGCCACCGGTCCCTGGCCCGCCGCGATGCTCCAGCCAGGTGCGACGGTTCCGCACATCATGGACTGGCCCGGCCTGCGCACCCTCCAGAGCGGTGAGGCCTTCATCCTGCCCGACCGAGCCAGCGCGATCGCCACGTACGAAAGCACCCCGGACTTGATCCCGCTGCTCATACCCGAGCGCGGGCATTCGGTCGCGTTGGCTCCCCTGGCCGCCCGCGGCCTGATGCTCGGCACGGTCGCGGTCTGGCGTACCGAGCGGACCGAGCCCTTCGCCGATGAGGACGCGGACCTGCTGGCGGAGATCGCGTCCAGGGCCGCGCTGAGCGTGGACACCGCCCGTCGCTACACCCGCGAACACCGTGCGGCCGTCGCGCTGCAACAACGCCTCCTCCCCCGCGCCGGCACCGACACCCCAGCAGCCGAGACCGCGGGCCTGTACCTGCCCGCCGGCGGAGGGGCCGAGATCAGCGGCGACTGGTTCGACGTCATCCCGCTGCCGTCGTTGCGCACCGCCCTGGTCGTCGGCGATGTCGTCGGCCACGGCCTGCCCGCCACCGCCACCATGGGCCGCCTGCGCACCGCCGTGCAGACCCTGGCCGACCTGGAGCTGGAGCCCGAGGAGCTCCTCACCCACCTCGACGACCTCGTCCAGCGGCTCGCCGGCGAGTCCGCCCCCGAACATCAGGACGCCTTCGGCGCCACGTGTCTGTACGCCGTCTACGACCCCATCGCCCGCCACTGCACCCTGGCCAGCGCCGGCCATCCCCCGCCCGTACTGGTCCGGCCCGACGGCACGGTCCGGACCCTCGACATCTCCCCCGGTCCGCCACTGGGCGTCGGCGGCATGCCCTTCGAAACCATCACCCTCGACCTGGTCCCCGACAGCGTTCTCGCCCTGTACACCAATGCCCTGATCGACCGCGGCCGCCACGACCTCGAGGGCGGACTGCGCCTGCTGACCGACCGTCTCGCCGCCCTGTGCCGCCCCGCTCGCCCGCTGGCGGAGCTCGGCCGCCACCTCCTGGCCGACGCCGCCGACCCCCCGCCCCGCGACGACATCGCCCTGCTCCTCGCCCGCACCCGCGCGATCCCACCGGAGCACACCGCGAGCTGGGAGTTCCCCGCGAATCCCACCATCGTGGCCGACGCCCGAGGAGCCACCGTCCGACAGCTGGCCGCCTGGGGACTGGACGACCTGACCTTCACCACCGAACTCATCGTCAGCGAACTGGTCACCAACGCCATCCGCTATGCCGGCGGCCCGGTCGGACTCCGGCTCATCCGCGACCAGGTGCTCATCTGCGAGGTCACCGACCCCAGCAACACCCAGCCACGCCTGCGCCGAGCCCGCTGGACCGACGAAGGCGGCCGCGGCCTGTTCCTCGTGGCCCAGCTCACCACCCGCTGGGGCAGCCGCTACAGCCGATCCGGAAAGACCATCTGGGCGGAACAGCCCCTCCCCGCGGGCTCGACCACCGCGCACCTCACCTCACCATGA